GAAGAATCACAGAGCAAAAGCGAGCCGGAAGCTTCTTCACAGGAAACATCCCAGTCAGAGAGTTCAGACTCCCCTGACCGTCCGATTGCAACACCGTCTGCACGTAAATATGCACGTGAAAAAGGAATCAACCTGAGCGAAATTTCTGCGCGTGACCCATTAGGGCGTATTCGTAAAGAGGATATTGAAGAACATGAGTCCAAGCAGAAAAAGTCTGAGTCAAAACCTTCACAGCAGCCTGCAAAACAGGAAAAACCAAAAGATGACCCTGCCAAGCCGGTTGAGCGTGTAAAAATGTCAAGACGTCGCCAGACCATTGCCAAGCGTCTTGTAGAAGCACAGCAGACAGCTGCAATGCTTACAACGTTTAACGAAATTGATATGACAAATATCATGGAGCTTCGTAAACGCCGTAAAGATCAGTTCCTTGATAACAACGGAGTAAAACTTGGCTTTATGTCATTCTTTACAAAAGCTGTTATCGGTGCTTTGAAGAAGTACCCGCTGTTAAATGCTGAAATTCAAGGTGACGAAATTGTCATGAAGAAGTTTTATGATATCGGAATGGCAGTTTCCACCGATGACGGACTTGTCGTGCCGGTCGTTCGTGATGCGGACCGCCTTGACTTTGCC
This DNA window, taken from Alteribacter keqinensis, encodes the following:
- the odhB gene encoding 2-oxoglutarate dehydrogenase complex dihydrolipoyllysine-residue succinyltransferase, whose protein sequence is MIEIKVPELAESVTEGTVAQWLKQPGDQINKGDDIVELETDKVNVEISADESGTLKEALFEEGDTVKVGDVIAMIEEAGGSSSEKKEEPKAEKKEESQSKSEPEASSQETSQSESSDSPDRPIATPSARKYAREKGINLSEISARDPLGRIRKEDIEEHESKQKKSESKPSQQPAKQEKPKDDPAKPVERVKMSRRRQTIAKRLVEAQQTAAMLTTFNEIDMTNIMELRKRRKDQFLDNNGVKLGFMSFFTKAVIGALKKYPLLNAEIQGDEIVMKKFYDIGMAVSTDDGLVVPVVRDADRLDFAGIEKEIGNLAGKAKEKKLTLGDLQGGSFTITNGGIFGSLWSTPILNTPQVGILGMHKIQMRPVAIDDDTFENRPMMYVALSYDHRIVDGKEAVGFLVKVKELIEDPESLLLEG